A single window of Aspergillus oryzae RIB40 DNA, chromosome 8 DNA harbors:
- a CDS encoding serine/threonine-protein kinase (predicted protein): MAAKELVNDMKLNAEIHPDGTTHILSNLTTKEKLLGEGTYGKVWLERCSSREGPARLRAVKMIIKPTNSAHRAYCDQELEAIAKFSQQKYTGLFVKSSGWFENEESIFIAMEHIELGDLDIHLKGPLPEIEARQISYQILQGLQHLHDNGYTIIGKVRPLKAPVDERSLNVFIMSTSPHWWVKIGDFGFSKRHTEGVALQSMVGTLLFLAPEVLKLYPPGLGRKRIRSDYTHTADIWSLGVMTFYMLCHDYPFPDYHSLWSYVQSSDLPSATKLKSVSESARELTNSLLVVDATVQLSAKEALQSRWLKQDSFDPVSGMASLAISEESMPRKSASPLARNINATVSDASKGWDEVEKSSVIVDEEPIRIALETEIKQACSHSRTPMEHDPLAEQRSTLSATLLDLQAMRENGVSLIDLEIFSEAETICRQAWEGYKQALGEKHINTLASQFNLGTAVLAC, encoded by the exons ATGGCGGCGAAAGAGCTGGTAAATGATATGAAATTAAACGCCGAGATTCATCCAGACGGAACCACCCATATACTTTCGAACCTGACTACA aaagagaaactcCTGGGCGAAGGGACATACGGAAAAGTCTGGCTGGAAAGATGCTCGTCACGTGAAGGCCCTGCGAGGCTGCGAGCTGTGAAAATGATTATCAAACCAACCAACTCTGCTCACAGGGCATACTGTGATCAAGAGTTGGAGGCTATCGCAAAGTTCTCTCAGCAGAAG TATACAGGACTCTTTGTGAAATCATCTGGCTGGTTCGAGAATGAAGAATCCATTTTCATTGCGATGGAGCATATCGAATTGGGGGATCTTGACATCCACCTGAAGGGTCCCTTACCAGAAATAGAAGCACGGCAAATTTCCTATCAGATTCTGCAGGGTCTGCAGCACCTTCATGATAATGG GTATACCATTATTGGCAAGGTCAGACCCTTAAAAGCACCGGTTGATGAAAGGTCTTTGAATGTGTTTATTATGTCCACAAGCCCTCACTGGTGGGTCAAGATTGGAGACTTCGGTTTCAGCAAACGGCACACGGAAGGCGTTGCTTTGCAATCAATGGTCGGTACTTTGCTATTTTTAGCGCCTGAAGTGCTGAAGCTGTACCCTCCTGGACTCGGGCGGAAGAGGATTCGATCTGATTATACGCATACAGCCGACATTTGGTCACTTGGTGTGATGACGTTCTACATGCTCTGCCACGACTATCCATTTCCGGATTATCACAGTTTGTGGTCATATGTCCAGTCTTCCGACCTCCCGTCCGCAACCAAATTGAAGTCGGTTAGCGAGAGCGCTCGAGAGCTTACAAACTCTCTTTTAGTTGTAGATGCAACAGTCCAATTATCTGCTAAAGAAGCTCTTCAGAGCAGATGGTTGAAACAAGACTCCTTCGACCCGGTCTCGGGGATGGCAAGCTTGGCTATTTCGGAAGAGAGCATGCCTCGAAAAAGCGCTTCACCACTAGCGAGAAATATAAACGCAACAGTATCAGATGCTTCAAAAGGGTGGGATGAGGTAGAGAAATCCTCTGTTATAGTCGATGAAGAACCTATCCGGATCGCACTGGAGACAGAGATCAAACAGGCATGCTCGCATTCAAGAACACCAATGGAACATGATCCACTGGCTGAACAACGTTCAACCTTAAGTGCTACCCTCCTTGACTTGCAGGCAATGCGTGAAAATGGAGTGTCCTTGATAGATCTGGAAATATTCTCTGAAGCCGAAACTATATGTCGACAGGCCTGGGAGGGATACAAGCAAGCTCTTGGTGAAAAGCATATAAATACACTTGCATCTCAATTCAACCTAGGGACTGCCGTCCTTGCATGTTGA
- a CDS encoding uncharacterized protein (predicted protein) — MTNSLFCEPHPDFVAHNAASALLVTSPALNDWVGYTAKETYPASVKLVEATERYGSSQLTNHAEYNLAFDTDEPMFVHLQRFPERERRLANIMVEMTSTEGYGVHHPVEGYPWEEVKGKVVDVSCSPSPPQLSWSLSFSYLCHASIAISRKSPAAQLVLQDAQGVVEQGRAALAPALTERITFQTHDFFTAQLVSADVRFILHDHPDAEAVKILQNFLPAMKKGSRIILNVGVLPEPLTLGRSEERIARIMDMEMITTFNARESPLEDWKKPCGDAHPALELRRIFKPTGSIMSIMEFVLEEYLS; from the exons ATGACAAATAGTCTCTTCTGCGAACCGCATCCGGACTTCGTGGCCCATAACGCTGCTTCAGCCCTCCTCGTCACCTCGCCCGCTCTCAACGACTGGGTTGGGTACACCGCCAAGGAAACCTATCCTGCCTCCGTCAAGTTAGTCGAAGCCACCGAGCGCTACGGCTCCAGCCAGCTCACTAACCACGCCGAGTATAACCTGGCCTTCGATACTGATGAGCCAATGTTTGTGCATCTCCAGCGCTTTCCGGAGCGGGAGCGCCGACTCGCCAATATCATGGTCGAGATGACCTCAACCGAGGGGTATGGCGTCCATCACCCGGTGGAAGGGTACCCGTGGGAGGAGGTCAAGGggaaggtggtggatgtgagttgctctccctcccctccccaacTTTCCTGGTCATTGTCATTTTCGTACCTGT GCCATGCGAGCATCGCCATCAGTCGCAAGTCCCCAGCCGCCCAGCTCGTGCTCCAGGACGCCCAAGGTGTAGTCGAACAGGGCCGCGCCGCCCTGGCCCCTGCACTGACTGAGCGCATCACCTTCCAGACACACGACTTCTTCACCGCGCAGCTTGTTAGCGCGGACGTGCGCTTTATTCTGCATGATCATCCCGATGCTGAGGCAGTCAAGATCCTGCAGAATTTTCTACCCGCTATGAAGAAGGGCAGTCGTATCATTCTCAATGTGGGAGTGCTGCCGGAGCCTTTAACGCTGGGAAGAAGCGAGGAGCGAATTGCACG AATCATGGACATGGAGATGATCACTACTTTCAATGCACGAGAAAGTCCGCTCGAGGACTGGAAGAAGCCTTGCGGGGATGCACATCCTGCACTGGAATTGCGGCGCATTTTCAAGCCCACTGGGAGTATCATGTCTATCATGGAGTTTGTTCTGGAAGAATATTTGAGTTAG
- a CDS encoding uncharacterized protein (predicted protein) — MSAPSSPSLVDSAAHIGQATEQVNAFLVANGQPQPSFDRDAPPVFPEAPADIQAARQQILDACQTIYDALVGPAEYLRWLACRDRKAPRHVQPPVALSFQHRGPHPVGPSRSVQ, encoded by the exons ATGTCTGCCCCTTCCAGTCCTAGTCTGGTCGACTCGGCCGCTCACATCGGCCAAGCCACTGAGCAGGTGAATGCCTTCCTAGTGGCGAATGGCCAACCCCAGCCCTCGTTCGACCGTGATGCACCTCCTGTATTCCCTGAAGCGCCGGCAGACATTCAGGCCGCCCGGCAACAGATCCTAGATGCTTGCCAGACGATATACGATGCGCTGGTAGGGCCAGCTGAGTATCTCCGCTGGCTGGCGTGTAGA GATAGAAAAGCACCACGACACGTCCAGCCTCCAGTGGCTCTATCATTTCAACATCGCGGCCCCCATCCCGTTGGACCGAGCCGTTCCGTACAGTGA
- a CDS encoding putative glycerol dehydrogenase (GCY1) (aldo/keto reductase family proteins): protein MSPPSHFKLNTGAQIPAVGLGTWRSEPGQVRQAVSYALKNGYTHIDAAFGVPREKIFITSKLWNTHQPNVAEGLQKTLNALGTDYLDLYLIHWPVRLVPNESSELLPVNPDGTRSVDRSWDQSETWRQMEEVYKSGKVKAIGVANWSIPYLEELKKKWTVVPAVNQVELHPFLPQHALKEWCDKHGILLEAYSPLGSEGAPLMSDPVIQEIAKKNGVSAATILISYHVNRGVVVLPKSVKESRISSNSQVIPLSQEDMNVLNGLAAQGKAKRINTPLFGWDLGFDDWYSQ, encoded by the exons ATGTCTCCGCCATCTCATTTCAAGCTTAACACTGGTGCCCAGATCCCCGCCGTGGGACTTG GCACGTGGAGATCTGAACCTGGTCAGGTGCGGCAGGCAGTCTCTTACGCCCTCAAGAATGGATATACTCACATTGACGCAGCATT TGGTGTCCCTCGTGAAAAGATTTTCATCACCAGCAAGTTGTGGAACACCCATCAGCCCAACGTTGCGGAAGGTCTCCAGAAGACACTTAATGCCTTGGGCACGGACTACCTTGATCTCTAT CTCATTCACTGGCCAGTCCGACTTGTTCCT AATGAGTCGAGCGAGCTTCTACCAGTGAACCCCGATGGCACACGATCCGTCGACCGATCCTGGGACCAGAGTGAGACCTGGCGCCAGATGGAGGAGGTATACAAGTCCGGCAAAGTAAAGGCGATTGGCGTAGCCAACTGGTCCATTCCCTATCTAGAGGAactgaaaaagaagtggacCGTCGTCCCTGCTGTCAATCAGGTCGAGTTGCAtcccttccttcctcagcACGCACTGAAAGAATGGTGCGACAAACATGGAATCCTCCTCGAGGCTTATTCGCCACTTGGCTCTGAGG GCGCTCCGCTCATGTCCGATCCTGTAATCCAGGAGATCGCTAAGAAGAATGGTGTTTCGGCCGCCACGATACTTATCAGCTACCACGTCAACAGGGGGGTGGTCGTACTACCGAAGTCTGTCAAGGAAAGCCGAATCTCGAGCAACAGTCAAGTCATCCCTCTCTCTCAAGAGGATATGAATGTGCTGAATGGCCTGGCTGCCCAAGGAAAGGCGAAGCGTATCAACACACCTCTGTTTGGATGGGATCTTGGATTCGATGACTGGTACAGTCAGTGA
- a CDS encoding uncharacterized protein (predicted protein): protein MASVLRFRTAWGIDPGTSYENWAKWFPTLKAQGYVDITDLNDLPSIRRIADDAGLEVNVLEGWTVDEAVEFYSGTFAIDAELGLTGKVSHETHRNTALFNPYSTAAVLRRVPNLRITADFSHWVVVCERLLDTHEEDKQILSAVIPHVTHIHARMGTTQSSQCPDPTHEVFKEERRFFETVWKQIIDATATASEPITFVPEYGPYPYHPFGSQKTFSEVADSEGARLHPSFETYAKAAIASRS, encoded by the exons ATGGCATCCGTTTTGCGTTTCCGCACTGCTTGGGGTATTGACCCCGGTACCAGCTACGAGAACTGGGCCAAGTGGTTTCCGACTCTGAAGGCCCAAGGCTACG TGGACATCACTGACCTCAACGATCTCCCTTCAATCCGTCGCATTGCCGATGATGCTGGACTGGAAGTAAACGTTCT TGAGGGATGGACCGTGGACGAGGCGGTTGAATTCTACAGCGGGACGTTCGCCATCGATGCCGAATTAGGCCTTACAGGCAAGGTGTCCCACGAAACTCACAGAAACACGGCGCTTTTCAACCCATACTCTACTGCAGCAGTATTACGTAGAGTGCCAAACCTGCGCATCACGGCTGATTTCTCTCACTGGGTGGTGGTCTGCGAACGTCTCTTGGATACTCATGAGGAGGATAAGCAGATTCTCAGCGCCGTTATTCCTCACGTGACACATATTCACGCAAGAATGGGCACAACGCAATCATCGCAATGCCCGGACCCAACGCACGAGGTGTtcaaggaggaaagaaggttcTTTGAAACAGTCTGGAAGCAGATTATCGATGCCACTGCTACTGCTTCGGAGCCTATTACTTTCGTTCCTGAATATGG ACCATACCCGTACCATCCTTTTGGCTCTCAGAAAACATTCTCTGAAGTCGCTGATAGCGAAGGAGCTCGACTCCACCCGTCTTTCGAAACCTACGCCAAGGCTGCTATTGCGTCCCGCTCATAA
- a CDS encoding uncharacterized protein (predicted protein) — MTLAAHSENQHLLPLFSLGVDVWYIVLDLLREEVDPDDYEDDEEEEDPDSAWKPKNVARRQPYLPDLISLSSTCTWFRVVLAPIIFANLELNNTAKSARSITAIGKGRHAACVKTLRYIGICETDQQTSPLEEVYPPEVDQVLSNLHMFGSLDKLTIEFPFDYESDLLFEYLQSDIFYPENAPLEESENTWRGFMAATFRAIVSNYSHASSNRRLPLNIEFRDLNIFMVSVYATEPFQSFLSQLKSFDLSLRRWDNGVGWTMITQRIFREFTHYLGPFFFDHLATVEEFSFDPRETGTLGNGGQPYCEDIGLRNTTLPRLRKLTLNNIIICLELRDFLVRHKATLESITLQDCFACDEQAWVYGEQIDWRELFTTLAQESFPRLTEFEAVWSDSTLQLLGVDDTWADHRVVQRVREKLDREPDAKVFAYCEVDDKYGVRYCDGIVNQAAFLNGADNLGYLDLMAIVHRNSEQGSLVVTD; from the exons ATGACACTAGCAGCTCACTCCGAGAATCAGCATTTGCTCCCGCTTTTCTCGCTCGGCGTTGACGTGTGGTACATTGTGCTTGACCTCCTTCGCGAGGAAGTCGACCCGGATGATTACGAggacgatgaagaggaagaagaccctgATAGCGCCTGGAAACCCAAAAATGTAGCCCGGAGACAGCCTTACCTTCCCGACCTCATCAGCCTGAGTAGTACGTGCACATGGTTTCGGGTTGTGCTTGCTCCCATCATATTTGCCAACCTTGAATTAAACAATACGGCCAAAAGCGCCCGGTCAATCACTGCGATCGGCAAGGGGAGGCATGCTGCGTGCGTCAAGACGCTGCGGTACATTGGGATCTGTGAGACGG ATCAACAAACCTCGCCCTTGGAGGAGGTGTACCCTCCAGAGGTTGATCAAGTTCTGTCCAATCTACACATGTTCGGCAGTCTTGACAAACTCACGATTGAATTTCCCTTTGACTACGAGTCTGACCTGTTGTTCGAGTACCTTCAAAGTGATATCTTTTACCCGGAAAATGCCCCATTAGAGGAGAGCGAAAATACCTGGCGAGGGTTTATGGCAGCAACCTTTCGTGCAATCGTATCCAATTACAGCCACGCCTCGTCTAATCGTCGACTACCTTTAAACATCGAATTCCGCGATCTGAACATCTTCATGGTGTCAGTTTACGCAACCGAACCATTCCAGTCTTTCCTGTCACAACTGAAGAGTTTCGATCTCTCGCTAAGACGTTGGGATAACGGCGTTGGCTGGACCATGATTACCCAACGTATCTTCCGCGAATTTACCCACTACCTAGGCCCTTTTTTCTTCGACCACCTCGCCACTGTGGAAGAATTCTCTTTCGATCCTCGAGAAACAGGAACACTCGGGAACGGAGGGCAACCGTATTGCGAGGACATAGGTTTACGAAACACTACATTGCCCAGACTTCGGAAGCTCACACTGAACAACATTATCATCTGTCTCGAGCTACGCGACTTTCTTGTTCGACACAAGGCCACCCTGGAGTCTATCACATTGCAAGACTGTTTCGCATGTGACGAACAGGCATGGGTGTACGGAGAACAGATTGATTGGCGAGAGCTATTTACTACTCTTGCACAAGAGTCTTTTCCTCGGCTTACAGAGTTTGAAGCCGTTTGGAGTGATAGTACACTGCAATTGCTTGGCGTTGATGATACATGGGCTGATCATAGGGTGGTTCAGCGGGTACGCGAGAAGCTTGATAGAGAGCCCGACGCAAAAGTATTTGCGTACTGTGAAGTAGATGACAAGTATGGCGTGAGATATTGTGACGGCATAGTCAACCAAGCTGCCTTTCTAAACGGAGCAGACAACTTGGGTTATCTGGATCTTATGGCCATCGTTCACCGGAATAGTGAGCAGGGCAGCTTGGTGGTCACCGATTGA
- a CDS encoding flavin-containing monooxygenase (predicted flavoprotein involved in K+ transport) has translation MANIESKSAALNHDRVQKPVADDFMYDFKYNHHLPTTDILGVDIPADCDAKKEAEGIVARLAKTMSEGDAQAFAGLFLDYGVWRDKLSFTWDFRTFNFRDAILKAATDLFPQTKARSFQFLEPVPTVARPYTDYSYLQFVVSFETELVVASAVINAVLTQDGWRIYTMHTVAEGLKQFPEQPAPDGHMTGITSWASQRSEAINNVDPEILIIGGGQNGLAMAARCKVLGMENLIIERSDEVGDIWKKRYEYLSLHFPHWPDALPYFKYPQHWPTYTPAQKQALYMQWYASALELNVWTKSSVVKAEQDAEGKWTITINKEGKETRTLHPKQVIMATSLCGVPYTPTVPGMDEFRGVIRHSSAHDSAREFVGKKVCVVGTSSSGFDTAFECARLGIDVTLLQRSPTYVMSLTHSVPRMLGSYAPDEHGNLPDLEEQDRLFFSTPVGPGEELSRRTAKVLEDLDRPLLEALNARGLRTWRGQRDTGNSTLGQTRNGGFYFDAGACEEIINGNIKVEPGYCEKFTADKVILNGGREKEFDLVVFATGFSNTIDSIRATLGEKIASQCGPIWGIDEEGEYKTAYRETGVPNLWIMVGFLPMTRYASKLLALRLKALQEGISPPPYKV, from the exons ATGGCCAACATCGAGTCGAAGAGTGCTGCACTCAACCACGACCGGGTGCAAAAGCCCGTCGCTGACGACTTCATGTACGACTTCAAGTACAATCACCATCTACCCACCACCGACATCTTAGGTGTGGATATCCCCGCCGATTGCGATGCTAAGAAGGAGGCCGAGGGCATTGTAGCCCGTCTCGCTAAGACTATGTCCGAAGGAGATGCACAGGCCTTCGCGGGGTTGTTCCTCGATTATG GAGTGTGGCGTGACAAGCTCTCGTTCACCTGGGATTTCCGCACATTCAACTTCAGAGATGCCATCTTGAAAGCTGCTACCGACCTTTTCCCTCAGACCAAGGCTAGAAGTTTCCAGTTTCTCGAGCCTGTGCCTACGGTCGCCCGCCCTTACACCGACTACTCTTATTTACAATTTGTTGTATCTTTTGAGACGgagcttgttgttgcttcGGCTGTTATAAATGCGGTCCTCACTCAAGATGGCTGGAGAATCTACACCATGCATACTGTTGCCGAGGGCCTTAAGCAGTTTCCCGAACAGCCCGCACCAGATGGACACATGACCGGTATCACTAGCTGGGCTAGCCAGAGATCCGAAGCCATCAATAATGTTGACCCGGAGATTCTGATCATTGGCGGTGGTCAAAA TGGTCTCGCCATGGCAGCGCGTTGTAAGGTTCTTGGTATGGAAAACCTGATCATCGAGCGCAGCGACGAAGTCGGAGATATCTGGAAGAAGCGTTACGAATATCTTTCTCTGCATTTCCCACACTGGCCAGATGCATTGCCATATTTCAAATACCCTCAGCATTGGCCCACGTATACCCCGGCTCAAAAGCAAGCTCTATACATGCAGTGGTATGCCTCCGCACTGGAGCTCAATGTCTGGACCAAGTCTTCGGTTGTGAAGGCCGAGCAGGACGCCGAGGGTAAATGGACCATTACCATCAACAAAGAGGGCAAGGAGACCCGGACACTCCACCCCAAGCAGGTGATTATGGCCACGTCGCTATGTGGTGTCCCTTACACCCCAACCGTTCCTGGCATGGACGAATTCCGGGGCGTGATCCGCCACTCCAGCGCACACGACAGCGCCCGCGAGTTTGTCGGAAAAAAGGTCTGTGTCGTGGGTACCTCGTCCTCGGGCTTTGACACTGCTTTCGAGTGCGCCCGTCTGGGAATTGACGTGACACTCCTCCAGCGCTCACCGACCTACGTAATGTCTTTGACCCATTCAGTCCCCCGCATGCTTGGTAGTTATGCTCCCGACGAGCACGGTAACCTCCCTGATCTCGAAGAACAGGATcgcctcttcttttctacgCCAGTGGGACCCGGTGAGGAACTCAGCAGACGCACAGCCAAGGTCCTCGAGGATCTCGACAGACCCCTGCTCGAAGCCCTCAACGCTCGAGGCCTGCGAACATGGCGCGGCCAGCGCGATACCGGCAACTCTACACTAGGTCAGACCCGGAACGGTGGATTCTACTTCGATGCTGGTGCCTGCGAGGAAATTATCAATGGCAACATCAAGGTGGAGCCAGGATATTGTGAGAAATTCACCGCGGACAAGGTTATCTTGAACGGCGGTCGTGAGAAGGAGTTTGACCTGGTTGTATTTGCTACCGGGTTCTCCAATACGATCGATTCCATTCGAGCCACCCTTGGTGAGAAGATTGCCAGCCAGTGTGGACCTATTTGGGgtattgatgaggagggcgAGTACAAGACGGCATACCGGGAGACAGGCGTGCCTAACCTGTGGATCATGGTTGGTTTTCTGCCAATGACTCGCTACGCCTCCAAGTTGTTGGCTTTGCGACTGAAGGCTCTTCAAGAGGGCATTTCTCCGCCTCCCTATAAAGTTTAG